Genomic window (Cellulosilyticum lentocellum DSM 5427):
AGGTGCACTCGCACTCAAGTGGCCAGTTTATAGCGTATTTTTCCTTGTTTGCACAGAGGAAATGATTAAGGTCCCATTTGAATATTTTAGATTACGTTCTAATAAGTGGATTAAAAATCTAGTACATGAAAAGCATCTCTCATAGAGATGCTTTTTCTATGGTGTGACATAGACAGAAAATGGAAAAATCGGTATAATGATGACAAGGACAATAAAAGAGGGGGACATGATGTGAGGTATATTGATTTAACATTACAGGTAAAGAAAAGTAATCGTGTTTATAAACAAGCGGAAGTTCAGTTAAAGAAACATATTGTAATGGGTCATGTAGGTACTCATTTTGATATATATGGAGAAGTACAATTACCACTAGAATATATGCAAACTAGAGGCGTATTATTTGATGTGAGTCATATTAAAGATAGGGAAATAACCATTGATGATGTAGATCTAGATTATGTGAAACCGGGAGACTTTGTCATGTTCCGCACAGGTTCTATTGAAAGGCATCCTTATGGTAGTGGTT
Coding sequences:
- a CDS encoding cyclase family protein, giving the protein MRYIDLTLQVKKSNRVYKQAEVQLKKHIVMGHVGTHFDIYGEVQLPLEYMQTRGVLFDVSHIKDREITIDDVDLDYVKPGDFVMFRTGSIERHPYGSGLYFSSSTQFSWELIQELAMERVKFVGIDAPDLRKGKDHVEADKLFLKYGTFVIENLTNLSAIEPQSVCKMLTMWHEDTEATGIKCRVVAVQAE